A region of the Sarcophilus harrisii chromosome 3, mSarHar1.11, whole genome shotgun sequence genome:
TGAGGGTTCTGAAAATGCTAGCAATAGTAATAAGATAATATAACAAATAGTAATAGCAAAAGTaataagaggaagggaaaaaaaaggcaaaaaaaaaaaacaaataggcaAAACTATGCCTGCTGATTGGTAATGATAGAATGGTTTACTTGGAAAACCCCAGGGAATCAGTAACAATACTGAGACAGTAATATCAACAAAGTTGCAGGCTACAGAACAAATCTTAAaaaatcagtatttctatataataacaaaacaaaaagcaataataGAGATGGGAAACCCCATTCCATATTACTACTGgatgtataaaatatctgggaatcaaCTTCTCAAAGCACACAGAACACAGATTTAGTTACAAAAtgcttcttaaagaaataaagccTAAGTAACTGGTGGACTATTCAGTGCTCATTGGCTAGGCTGTGCCAGTATaattaaaatggcaataataccaaaattaatttaaactttttaatattatacCAGTTAAATTAGCAAGGGAATACTTTATATagcttgataaaataataaaattcattaaaacccccaaaagatctagaatatctaGACAActgatgaaaagaaggaaggctaAAAGAGGAATAGCACctccagatctcaaactgtattaaaaAATAACAGGTATCAAAATCATCTGGTATTGGTTAAAGAACACAGAGATGGATCAATAAAACACACTAGAcaaatgaagattgagaaaaagtaGAACTCAGCTACTCAGTGTTTGATAAAGTGAAAAACATAAGTTTCCACTAGGGAAGAACtccctatttgataaaaactgttaGAAAGCAGTCTGGGAGAAATTAGGCTTAGAACAATGCCTTACATTGTATATCTACAATTCTAAATGGAAACATACCTCTACATTAAAGATcacactataaaaatattttttatatttttataatagataTAGTATATGtgatatgtataatatatatatatatatatatatatatatatacacacatataacattTCATATAACTTACAACTAAGGGTAAGAGATAAATCCcgtttttaaatagtattttatttttccaaatacatacaaagatagttttcaacattcactttcacaaaatatcttgtgttccaaatttttctgccttttctccccctccccaagacagcaagcaatttgatataggttaaacatgtgcagttcttctaaatgtatttccatattcatcgggctatgcatacacacacacacacacacacacacacacacacacacacacacatcaaatcAAATgtggaaaaaacatgagaaaggggaaaaaaacccaagtaaacaacaacaaaaggtaaaaatattatgctttgctttatattcagtcttcatagttctctttttggatgggaatggcactttccatcaaaagtctattggaatttccttgaatcacctcattcttgaaaagagccaagtccatcagagttgatcatcacaaaagcttgttactgtgtacaatgttcttttagttctgctcacttcactaacatcagttcatgtaagtctctccagacatttctgaagtcagcctgcttatcattttttgtacaacaataatattccattatcttcatataccataacttattcagtcattgccCACTAGATGGACACAGTGTGTCCATCCACACATACGTGTGTGTAGATAAAGAGATAGATTAAAAGATTAATAGTCATTCTCCAGTAGATTAATGGTCGGAGGATTTGGgcaaataattgtaaagtattcaCAACCATATGAAGAAAgtgttttaaatcactaataataagagaaatgcaaatcaaaacaaccttgTGGTTTAACTGCACTCCCTGGaaattggccaaaaaaaaaatgacaatagttACTCATACATTGTAGGTTGAGtgatacaaccattttggaaaacatttggaactatgcaaataaagtgactaaaatgtccattaCACCCATTGTTAAGAATAAAGTCCCCATATATTCCAAAACATGTTTGAGACGGTTAAGAATTgtaaacaaagtagatgctcatcaattgggtaatgactaaataaattgtagtatttgaatgtaatggaatatgactGTAATGTTAAGAAGGGATGTGTgtgaggatgaatacagagaagtgtGGAAAGGTCTATGAACTAATTCAGAGCCAAGTTATacagtaataaaaacaatataaatgagaAGAACAATGATGCCAAAAAATCAAAAACGAAAGTACAAAAATATAAGGTTGAGTAGGACTTGAATCAAGAGTGATGAGAAGTCACCACTGACATTGCCCTTTCATGGAGGTGGGAGATCACACTTAGCATGTGTTTTTggactttttctatttattgatctgttgtgcttttttttccctctacaaaaatatttgtcataTGGGATGGCTCTCAGGAAACAGAAGGAGGGTTATATGAAACACTGGtgacataagaaataaaatttaaaaaaagatttttaaaaagaaagaaaattggggaGAGAGATGGGATATTTAAAGGAGCAGCCTGCTAGAGGAGAGTTGGGAGATTTGAGTGCAGAGATAGAGGGGTTGGCTTTGGCAGTGACAAGGGACACTTTACTTTCTGAGATGGAGCAAAGGAAGAGACCATGTGGGGCTGGTGATGGATTAACTTGGGAAGGAACAGGCTTGGGACAGCTGGACTCAGACCTCTgctgagggagagggaggaggtagGGGTAGCTTGAGAAGAAGATTGGGAATGGAGAGACTAGgtttgggaaaagagaaaggaaatttgtGATCAGGAGGGGAGGAGGGGTCTGGAAGGGGATATCTGGTGATGGGGTGGTGGGGCCCAGTGTCTAAAGAGAGGAAAAGCAGAGCCTGAGCGGGGCCTTGAGCCTGAGCAGGGCCATGACAATAATGGCCTGGgaaagtggggaggaggggaggcgTTTGTGATCAGAGAGGGGATCAGCTTGTGGATTGTGCAGGTAGGATGCTCATAGGTGTTGGAGGGGATCCAGGCTGCAGCCATCCTGGATGGGCTGAAGTAGAGTAAAGGTGGGAGTCCCAGCAGGGAAGCAGATGCTGCTCGGCCACAGGGCTTGCTGTGGAAGAATGGAAGGGGTGGGTGCCCAAAGCTGGGCGTGAGTGTGGAGCATGACTAGGAGAGCTGGCAGGCCAGTGGGGAGAGGGAGCAAGGGGATGCCAGCTTCAACCCACACGATCCACGAGCACCCACCCGCCAGGAGACCTGGCAGAAAGCTCATTGGGGAGGATTTACAGGAGGACCGGGACAGATGAGTCCCATGGCGGGGGACGCGTGAATGGGCTCGCAGAGCTGGACATGTTTGAATGCTGGCATGTCTCAGTTAGGGGCCCTTAGTGAGCTGGGGCCCGGCTTCCCCACAACTTGAGGAGACCACCCCTCTCCCTACGGGGATGCGGGGGGGGACCCAGTGAAGCAGAGTGTGGCCTGACGTAATGTGGGGTGGGCAGGCCTCCCCTCGGGGTCCTAGGCTCTGGGCTTGAGTTCTCTGTGGCTTTGGGAAGTGTTATTCTGGGGTGCCCAGCAGACGCAGCTTTTACCTTTGGAAGCCCCGGGCCCTGAGAAGCATTGGGATCCCTCTTGGATGGAGCAGTAACCTGATGGGTCGGGCCTTCCCTCCACCTAGATCAGGGCCCCTCTGTGCTCGGGCCCTGAGAACCGAGAACAGCTTTGATGAGCTTTCTCCTCTGCCAGTCACTGCTGTTAAAGGGCTTTTGGCAGCCTAGAGGTACAGAGCTTTCCACTCACTGCCCTTTGGGCAGCTTGTGACCGATCCTGCCAGTGTGCTCGGGAATGTGTGCACACGcatgcacgcgcacacacacacacacacacacacacacccctagaatctttgaaaaaaaaaaagggcaattgaatttttttaaaaaattaatatttttatacattttcttccCCTTCAGATTTACCTAGGGAGCCCTCTTTAAgcaaagtatgtgtgtgtgtatgtgtgtaagacacacacacagacacacacacacacatactcagaAACCAGTTCAGCAAAACCATAAAGCCATTGCATTTTAAAAGTGAGCAAGTGCTCTGTACCCGGAGGAACTGGAGCAAAGGCTGATATGGGAGGGTAGAATGAGCATCTCTTCCCAGAAGAAGTGAATTTTGTAAGCGTAGAGAGACCTGGAATGGGACACAtcgagagggaggagagagggggagggaggctgAGGGAGGGGGGATCCATGGATGGTTTGGGTGAGGAGAGCGCTTAGCAACCACATAGATTTGGATCATGGCTTTGCTCTGGTTGCAGGGGCTGGTCAGGACGTGGGCCGCAGCTGCATCCTTGTCTCCATCGCAGGCAAGAACGTCATGTTGGACTGTGGGATGCACATGGGCTACAATGATGATGTAAGTTCCCCAGAAGCCCTGGAGCGTGGGCCTGGGCGTTATTGGGAAGGGGGGATGCTTGAAATGGGTGCAGAGAAATCCCCAAGTCTGAGGAGTAAGTAAAGCTGCTCCCCCATCATCTTCTTCCTCACAGAGAGGTGAGCCCTCTCTGTGGGCTTGGGTAACCAGAGTGAACCTTGCTCTGCCTTTTAATAGCTGTTAGGACGGAGGCCCCTGACCTCATCAGAGCCACAGGCTTCCCCGTCTAAGTCAGGTCCCGGGGCCTGGGCCAGGGCCGTGTGTGGAGCTTCCTTGCAGTCCCAccattgtttttcctcccgggaaGCCTGGCCTGGCACAGGGGAAGGCTGGGCTCTCGCGACAGGTCAGGCCAGGCAGCTGCATGGGAGGCACTCTGAGCACATTTGCTCGGGAGCTGCTTAGAGGGTCTAAATGCCAGGGAGTCTGGGGTCTGGTTCTGTGTGGGCTCCCAGCGGGGGCTCCTTCCCAGCCCTGGGCTTAATGCCCTCGCCAATTTTAGTTGAGTCGGGGCTCTTCCCGCCCAGCGCCCCGCACTTGGGACTTTTCCTGTTGGTAGAAGCCGCCCCGCTGCATTAAACAAGGAATGTTCTGGGGGTTTGaacctgccttttttttttttttttttttttttttttttttttttaaataaccgcAAACCTTCAGGCATAATGACTGGTTTGCAAGGTCAGCCCAGAGCCCAAAGTTGGCAGCATTTCCACCCTTCACTTCTGAGCACTTCAcggctttgaaaaataaatgagggaAACTTAAGAGTGCTCCATGGGCCAGCTCCGCTGTCTGACTCCGCGGCTCGAGCCTGGTCTGGCTCTCCCTCCTGGGCACCGTGGCCCTCCTGAATAATGGCCTCTCTCGGTCTCGCTTTTCCTTAGAGACgctttccagacttttcttaCATTACCCAGAATGGAAGGCTGACTGACTTCCTGGACTGCGTCATTATCAGGTAGGAGCCTCAGTGGATCATGCGAAGGGAGAGAATGTACTGGGGTGGGAGAGCCCGGCCCTGGGACACGGTCTCCCTGGGACCTGAGATCCTCGGCTTGTCCTGTCTGTCTGGGCTCTGACCACGTGCATTGGACAGTCGGGCCCCGCTCCCTGTCACCTGGGCTGGGTGGCCAACGCGGGCACGCCGACCTGGGGGGCGAGCACACGCCTGCTTTACAGCTGGGGAAAGGAGTCTGGGGCAGGGGCTCCGGCCGTAGCTTTGGGCCCGCACCTCACAGCCAGTCTGTGCCAGAGGTTGGACTTCCCTCATTCTGAGGCTCTTTCTGCCTCTAGTGTGTAAATCTTCCAGGCAGTAGGGGTGGATTCCAGATCTCTGCCTGGGCAAGGCAGGTGACTtgtccctgcctcagtttcctcctctgtaaaagaggTCAGGGGAGTGGCTCAAggtcccttccttctccagattggAGTCTTCACTTGACACAAAAATGTGAGTTGTCATTAGCCAGGGGAGGAACTGCGTGATGGCCAGAGCACTCCTCAAACTTCTCACAGCACTGTGAGGGGGCCATTCTCATGGTTGCGGGGTGTTGTCCTCTTGGGATGATAGAAGGTGCTGCCCTCACCTAGCCTACATGGGGGGAGAATTAGGGGCTCCCAAAGTCCTCGAAGGGCCCTGCGGCTGTTGGAGGAAGCGGAGCTTGGGAGGAGAGAGCTGAGCCTGGGGAAGGGGCGGGCCTGGCCTCTGGGTCCCCCAGCCGGCGCCTCGGCACCCCCACTCCGGCCACCGTCCTCTCTATTAGAGAGTTCTTTCTTGATAAATCACGTTCTAATGCAGCAGATAAACAAGTCCTCAAACCAACCACAGTGTGTACTTCCCAAAGGCTTAAACCAAACAGCACTAAAGGGTTTACAGGCTACGCAGTGAATGCCCCTTGTGATTTACCGCTTGTCAGGGGGCAGAGGTCCAGACATTTTAAGAAGGTAGTCCCGGGTCGTCCCTTGTCTCCAGCCCAGGGTGATCCCGGGCTCTGGTGTTCATTTGCATAATGAAAGTAGGTGGGTTTCTGACCTCCTCTTGGCAGCTCTTTGTGCAGATCTCACTCTCCTGGGTTCTCACTCTCCGTGCTCTTCATCCTTGACCCTCCAGCCACTTCCACTTGGACCACTGCGGGGCCTTGCCGTACTTCAGTGAGATGGTGGGCTACGACGGCCCCATCTACATGACCCACCCCACCAAGGCCATCTGCCCCATTCTGCTGGAGGACTACCGGAAGATCACTGTGGACAAGAAGGGGGAGACCAACTTCTTCACTTCCCAGATGATCAAGGACTGCATGAAAAAAGTCGTGGCTGTCCACCTGCACCAGACTGTCCAGGTCAGGGGGAAGGCCGGGAAGAACAAGGACTAGGTTGGGTGGGCCGGGCTGACTGGGCCGGGCTCCAGAATGCAGGCCACTGCAGCTGCCTTGGCTTAGGTGCtccagagctagaagaaagaGCAGCTCTCTGAGAGCCGCTGAGGGAGAGCCGGCCGCAGCCATGGGCTACAAGAGCACCCACAAAAGCCAGCTCTTACCGCCCTGTCTTGCCTCAGGTCACAGAATGTGGCAGTGCTTGTGTGGAAGCTGAATCATGTTTTAATGAGGTCTTAGTTCCCCAGAATGACGGTAGCACAGGAGGACTGACCTCAGTGGTCAAGTGTCTACCCCATCCTTTCTCCTCTCAGACCAAACCAAATGTGTGCACTTTAGAGTGTCCCACCCAGGGCAGCCCTTTGCTTTCACTGGCAGGAGGCTAACGTCTCCCATCGCTAGGAAGTTTTTACCATTTCAATCCTAAATCTATCTCCTTACCATCTACTGCCGGTTGTTTTTGGTTCTGGCCCCTGGGGTGCAGTGCTCCAAGGCGGCCCCCATGGCCTCCCGGAGGCTTCTTtcctgttgtaaaatgtctcctTGGGCTTCACAAATAACTCcctttaacttttctcttttttcctctttttaaattgctttttttttctgattatacacgtaccaaattcttaattttttaaaatacacatttctttataaatcaccTTGAGAACTTTTCTCTTGTAAACGATGTCTGTACCAGTGTTAAAGAACCTCCTCCTGCCCAATGCTGTACAGGGCAACTGTCCTTATTCCCAAAGAGCTTCCAGTTTGAGGAGATAATGTCGCCCACGGAGGATATAGCATTATGGAACCTTAAATCTTGGGCACAGATGCCCAGGAGGAGGAGGGGACTGGCCACCAGGACTGGGGaaggaaggagtggggagaaggttGAGGGAAATATCCTGGCAGCACCTGTGGGTGCTGGAGGCTGGCTCAGGGGCTCGGTGGTCTTTGGTCTGAGGCTGTTGAGGTTACCATGAGACATGGGGGGGGGGCGGATAGAGCAGGAaccactttttcttttccctgtaaAACCTTGGCTGCAGTTCTGAGGAGATGCTGGCTAGAGGATGAAGGCATTTCTGTGGCAGGTTGCTTTCTGGCAGGCTCGAATCGCCAGCTGTGGCAGGGAGTGAAGCTTGGGTTCGGGCCCGCCTGGCGTCTGTGCCAGCTACCTGTGCTGCCCACCCCTGCCTCCCTTCTGTCACAGCCTGCGGGATGAAAGCCGGCCTCTTCCCTCCGTAGGTGGATGACGAGTTGGAAATCAAGGCCTACTACGCGGGGCACGTGCTGGGGGCTGCCATGTTCCAGATCAAAGTTGGCTCTGAATCTGCCGTTTACACGGTAAGGCTCCCGGGGCACGGGGGAGGCGCTTTGGGGAAGTGGAAAGAGGGTGGGCAGAGGTGCTCTTTAAATGGAAGGCTGATGGCTGCTTTCCTCTGGCTCTCCTTGGCTAGGGCGATTACAACATGACTCCGGACCGGCACTTGGGGTGAGTGGGACGGTGAGCTTCTGCTCGAGTGGGGGGTTTGTCTTGGTGCTTTTCCCACGGGGGATTCGCAGCCAGGATGCCAGTTAACCTGTGAGGGTGTGGGTGGCTGCTTGACGTTCCTGCATCCATGTCTGCTTAGAACAGCCTGCATCGGGGGCGCATCTGAGAGCTTCTCTTACTTGGAAGTCTGTGCCAGTCCAGATCAatacctcccctctccccacgcCTGCGGCCCGCTGAGAGTGGCCGCCCTCAGTTAGCTGCCTCAGGAGAGCCGGGCGAACTTTGCTGTGGAGATGAGCAGATGGGTACCCTCCCTCTGTCTTTGGGGCTATTTAATTTTGGCTTCTCCCAGGAGGCTTCATTTGCTTAGCCTGTCTCCTTGGAGAACAAACAGGTTAAAAGGTTGAGAGGGACTTGGATGGTCTTAGCTCCAGGGGACCTTCACGGCCATCGAATCCcacctcatttttcagaggaggaagctgagagGGACAGTGAAGTCTGGGTTACAAACAGGAAGTTCGGAAGTGGGATTTGAcccccaagtcttcctgactctaggtccagggCTCTCTCACTATGTCTCATCAGAAGGTGTTCAGGAGGGCCAGGCACGTGACTTTCTTGCATCACTGCCCTTGTTGGAAGGGGATCAGCGTTGCCAGAGAGTCTGGCAGATGGGTCTTCCTTGCCCGGGAGCTTGGGAGGGAGGCCTCCTGGTGACTGTTGAGAAGGGCCGGGGCAGACCTTGGGGCAGACCAGGGCAGCTACGGGGCTCCGGCCCTGGCACTGAGCTTCATGGTGGGTGTCCTGCCTTGCCTCGCAGGGCTGCCTGGATTGATAAGTGCCGGCCCAATCTGCTCATCACCGAGTCCACTTACGCCACAACCATCCGAGACTCCAAGCGCTGCCGGGAGAGGGACTTCCTGAAGAAAGTCCACGAGACggtggagaggggaggaaaggtgAGCGAGTAGGATGAGGACGGAAGCCCTGGGGCTTCCCGCCTGGGGCCTGGGAAGCTGGCAGCAtgagcatctattaagtgcttgctgtgtACAGGCACTGTGCACTTGGTGCACACCTGGCACACCAGGAAGACTCCCAGCCCTCAGGGACTTTCTGTCTTAATTGGGACAAGAGAGCacaagaaagggagaggagggcagAAAGGGCGCACAGACTTGTGGGGAGGATCTTCTGGATCACTTGGCAAGGATTTAGAGCTGTGGGTTCTCTGGTTCACTGAAGCATATGGAGCAGCGTGTGGATGGTGCTTGGGGGCTCCTTGGGCATCCAGCCCGAGATGGGGTGGGATGGTACAGTGAGGTGGCCAGGAGGCCTGCTCAGATTCTGCCCATTTGTCTCCCCTCTCTGGCCAGTCCATGTTCCCCTCTCTGTCGGGGTGATTTTCCTAAGGTTGGGTCCAACCTCTCATTCCTCTGTTTAGTGCCCTCCAGGGGCCCCCTGTTCCATTCAGGAGCAATGCCAAGCCCATTGTTCGGCATTCAAGGCTCTTTCCAGTTTGACCCTTTTCTGCTCAGAATGATCCTTTGATCCAGGCTTACATTCTGCTCCTCTGCCCAGACTTTATGACGCGGTTGCTTGCCCACATTTGCTCTTCCTCTCACCATCCACATCTCCGCTCGCCCTCTGTCCCTGGAGCGCCCTCCCTCCCGTCGGCCCTCCGAACCGTGGCTTGTTAGCCCGACCCAGTGGCCACGGTTCTCCGCGTGTTCCGATTTCTCCGTGTTGCCTTGGCTGTAAGCCCGGCCAGGGCAGGAACCATGTCCCCTTTTCTCCGGGCTCCTGGTACAGCTCAGGCTCTGTTCTCTTTGCATGCACGGATGGTGTTGCAGCTTGTCCTTCAGAGGCCAGGGCAGCGAACCCGTGCCCCGAGACCCAGCTCTCGCTGATGCTCCTGTCGGCAGCAGCTGAGGATTGGGAGCTGGAGGGGCCCTGGAGGCTCAGGGCAGTCCCCGCAGTGTagagagagggaaactgaggcccaaggccAGGACTGCAGCTGAGCCTGCGCTTCCCTGCTGCACACTCTTCCGCTGTGGCTGAGTTAGGAAAGGCAGCCGGGGAGGAGCTCAGAGAGGGCTCAGCATTGTGGGGAATTATGGCTCCTTAGCACTGGGCCCATGGGAGACCCGGTCCAGGAGGCGGCGGCCCCAGAGCCCAGGGCTCCCAACGAGTACCTGCAGAGAGCGGAGAGAGGGCGGCCCCAGCTGctgtttctctccttcctgaGGCACTTAGAGCAGGAGctgggtgggaaggaggggagggatgCCCCAGGACCCAGGAAAGGCAAGGGCTGAGGCTGCTCTGCTGAAACTTCTGGGCCCTGGCCTCCTCTGCAGGTTCTCATCCCAGTGTTTGCGCTAGGCCGGGCTCAGGAGCTCTGCATCCTGCTGGAGACGTTCTGGTGAGTCTGGGGGCTCCTGTCCTTGGGCGTGGGGAAGAGAGATCCCGGAGGGCGGGTGCCCTGGCAGGGACCTCAGGACGGGCCCAGGAAAGTGCCCAGGACGCCCCAGGACCGGCCCGTGGGCACAGGAGCACCTGCCTCTGATTCCCTTGGCTGTTACTGAGGGTGGATGGAACAGTGGGGAGCAGAAGGATCCCCCTCTGAGCCTGCTGGCTGGGGAGGAGCTAGGGACCCCCCTTGTTGTTGGCCCCCTCCCCTGCACACGTGATCCCCCCGGGACCTGCAAGAGGCTGATGGAGAGGGAGAGTAGGGGGCAGGCCCTAAccacctcccttcccctcccaaagGGAAAGAATGAACCTGAAGGCCCCAATCTACTTCTCCACGGGCTTGACGGAGAAGGCCAATCACTACTACAAGCTCTTCATCACCTGGACCAATCAGAAGATCCGGAAGACGTTTGTGCAGAGAAACATGTTTGAATTCAAGCACATCAAGGCTTTTGACCGAGCTTTTGCCGACAACCCCGGGCCGATGGTAGGGGAGGGCGGGCCTTGGCTGGATCTTGTCCAGGCCTgggcaggggaggaggagggggctgGTCGAGCCTGGGCCTTAAGTACTCCCAGAGGAGGGGCCGGTCAGAAGGAAGATGGGAACATCCAGGCCTGTGCCCCTTTCTGGATGTTGGGGTTTGGGGCCTTGTTCGGCAGGGGGTGCCTTTGGGGAGATGAGGGCGCCGGGTCCTGGTCCGCCTTCTGTGCCCGCTCCGTGGCAGCGGTGGCTAATGGCGGGTCCTTGGCGTTGCCACCATGGTCCCGTCTCCTTTCTCCACCCAGGTTGTCTTTGCCACCCCGGGCATGCTGCATGCTGGGCAGTCCCTGCAGATCTTCAGGAAATGGGCCGGGAATGAGAAGAACATGGTAGGGGGGCGGCCCTGGCCGGGAGCCCTGAGCGGGAACCATCTTCCCTTGCTGGCCCCGGTTATTTAAGGAGGATGAAAGGGTGGGGCAGGAGCAGCTGTCCTCCCccagtggggaggaggaggagcctTTAGTGGGAGGTGGGGGCTGAGGAAGGCACCTTCCTCCGGGGATCAGGCTTTAGTGCTCCATCCTGGCACCACATGGTCTACCTGCCCCCCAATCAGCTTTCTTccagggaggagggggaggggacaaTCCCCAGCCACTTCCCATGGAGTCTCCCTGGCTcctgcttgggggggggggtgcccTGCATTGGCCCTTCCTGCCTGCCCTTCATGGGGCTGTGGGCCCACATCTACTTTCTGCCCGCAGGTCATCATGCCGGGCTACTGTGTGCAGGGGACCGTGGGCCACAAGATCCTGAGCGGGCAGCGGAAGCTGGAGATGGAGGGGAGGCAGATCGTAAGTCCCTGGCGCGTGGGGAGGGGGCTCTCCCGCAGGCCATCCTCACTCCCCACCCCCTAGACTGGTCAGGTGCCCTCAGATAgggtctctctccccctccccagcccagGCCTGAAACCCTCCCACTGGGCAGGGAAGTGACTTGACCTtggttttcttccttcattcactTGTCAAAAGAAGGGGCAGAGGCCAGACTCTGAGTCCCGGCCAAGCCCCATCTTGCAGAAGAAGGAGCGGAAGTTCAGAGTCAGATTatctgtccagggtcacccaggaAGGGGCAGGTTCCGAGCCCAGGTCTTTGGTTTGTGCTGGTAAAAAGCCGGCCTTGTGGGAGGGTCAGAGGCCGAGAGCCCGAGGGCCTGGAAGGACGGGGGACAGCCTTGAGGTCCTTATATCCTGGTTTGGCCCTCGGCGGTTCTGTGGTGGCTGCTTGTGATCCCCatgtcacagatgaggaaactgaggtgaaggggagggacttgcccagtgtcacataactGCTGTCAGAGGCAGGGTCTGAACCCAGCCAGGCCTGGCTGACATGGCCAGTGCTTGGGCACCGCGCTGCTGCCCGGGGCGGGTGGGGGGGAGTGGAGGAGGGGGGGTAGGGAGAGAATGGCAGCCAGGATGGGTGGTGACTGATGTCTCTGCCCTTCTCTGTCTTTGTGcccacctccctccctctgtccgatctcccccccccccccaccagctCGAGGTGAAGATGCAGGTGGAGTACATGTCCTTCAGCGCCCACGCCGACGCCAAGGGCATCATGCAGCTGGTCCGCCAGGCGGAGCCCGACAACGTGCTGCTGGTCCACGGGGAGGCCAAGAAGATGGAGTTCCTGAAGCAGAAGATCGAGCAGGAATTCCGTGTGTGGGCCAGGCCGGGGGTCAGGGGAGCCCCCTGGGGATGGGGAGCACTCAGCCTGGGGCAGAGGGATGATGCAGGGGAGGGGGGCAGAGACTCAGGGCTGCAGCGGTCTCTGCTCAGTTTGGTTACTGACGCATCTCCCCTGCAGCGGAGAAGGGGCCGCTGGGTGGGGCTTGTTGGGTTTGAGGGGAGCCTTGGCCCCGG
Encoded here:
- the INTS11 gene encoding integrator complex subunit 11; the encoded protein is MPEIKVTPLGAGQDVGRSCILVSIAGKNVMLDCGMHMGYNDDRRFPDFSYITQNGRLTDFLDCVIISHFHLDHCGALPYFSEMVGYDGPIYMTHPTKAICPILLEDYRKITVDKKGETNFFTSQMIKDCMKKVVAVHLHQTVQVDDELEIKAYYAGHVLGAAMFQIKVGSESAVYTGDYNMTPDRHLGAAWIDKCRPNLLITESTYATTIRDSKRCRERDFLKKVHETVERGGKVLIPVFALGRAQELCILLETFWERMNLKAPIYFSTGLTEKANHYYKLFITWTNQKIRKTFVQRNMFEFKHIKAFDRAFADNPGPMVVFATPGMLHAGQSLQIFRKWAGNEKNMVIMPGYCVQGTVGHKILSGQRKLEMEGRQILEVKMQVEYMSFSAHADAKGIMQLVRQAEPDNVLLVHGEAKKMEFLKQKIEQEFHVNCYMPANGETVTLLTHPNIPVGISLGLLKREMALGLLPDAKRPKLMHGTLIMKDNNFRLVSSEQALKELGLAEHQLRFTCRVHIHDTRKEQETVLRVYSHLKSVLKAHSVQHLPDGSVMVESILIQATAHSEDPGTKVLLVSWTYQDEELGSYLTSLLKKGLPQAPS